In a single window of the Gossypium hirsutum isolate 1008001.06 chromosome D02, Gossypium_hirsutum_v2.1, whole genome shotgun sequence genome:
- the LOC107907940 gene encoding uncharacterized protein: protein MRTTRVGLLGLVGLFTNSQARLRDDKGTQKLGPWALYKPGKSNKYVEARYVEARRREFMGLTQGDRFVAEYESEFLRYEIPQEPELVVKVEPVARVEQVSICGFYNRHHPGECWRRIGACYRPCSVSGNLGIFAENTSSELSIVSPLGQSLQVSKVFRRFLLEIQGFVFLTNLMDLPFQEFNLILGMDWLAKHRVGLDCEPKRVTFRVGDGEKVVMVGECREYLSNMIYSLVAKKLVCKRCDAYLAYVYGMRIVGSTVEGIHTIKDFPNVVPEELSGLPPNREVEFQIEVKEADVHKTAFRTHYGHYEFLVMPLGLNNTPVAFMDLMSPVFQPYVDQFFVMFIDDILVYFKTEDEHDKHLRVVLQILLEKELYAKLSKCELWLGEVIFLGHVISVEGYYRRFAEGFSLITASLTKFLCCVLMQQGKVVAYASRQLKQHEDNYPTHDLELVAVVFELKI from the exons ATGCGGACAACACGAGTTGGCTTATTGGGTCTTGTGGGCCTTTTCACCAATTCTcaggctcgattaagggatgataAAGGGACTCAAAAGTTAGGTCCATGGGCATTATATAAGCCTGGGAAAAGC AATAAGTATGTAGAGGCGAGGTATGTTGAGGCCCGTAGACGCGAGTTTATGGGGCTGACTCAGGGTGATAGATTTGTGGCTGAGTATGAGAGCGAATTTCtgag GTACGAGATACCTCAAGAGCCAGAGCTAGTTGTCAAAGTTGAGCCTGTTGCTAGAGTTGAGCAGGTATCGATCTGTGGGTTTTATAATAGACATCatccgggcgagtgttggaggaggattgGGGCTTGCTATAG ACCTTGTAGTGTATCGGGTAATCTGGGGATTTTTGCTGAGAACACTAGTAGTGAGCTTTCTATAGTGAGTCCTTTAGGACAATCTCTTCAGGTTAGTAAAGTGTTCAGGAGGTTTTTGCTTGAGATTCAAGGCTTTGTATTCCTCACTAATTTAATGGACTTGCCCTTCCAAGAGTTCAATTTGATActaggaatggattggttggCAAAGCATCGGGTTGGATTAGACTGTGAACCTAAGAGGGTAACTTTTAGGGTTGGAGATGGTGAGAAGGTTGTAATGGTCGGCGAGTGTCGAGAGTACCTCTCTAATATGATCTATTCTCTGGTAGCCAAAAAGTTGGTTTGTAAAAGATGTGATGCATATTTAGCATATGTGTATGGTATGAGAATTGTGGGTTCGACTGTCGAAGGTATTCACACTATTAAGGACTTTCCTAACGTCGTTCCTGAAGAGTTATCGGGTTTACCTCCAAATAGAGAGGTTGAGTTCCAAATTGAG GTTAAGGAGGCCGATGTGCATAAGACTGCCTTCAGAACTCactatgggcattatgaattccttgtcatgCCACTCGGTTTGAATAATACTCCGGTTGCATTCATGGATCTTATGAGTCCGGTTTTTCAGCCATATGTGGATCAGTTTTTCGTCatgtttattgacgatatcttggtaTACTTTAAGACCGAGGATGAGCATGAtaagcatcttagagtagttctTCAGATTCTCCttgagaaggaactttatgctaAGTTGAGTAAATGTGAACTTTGGTTGGGTGAGGTTATATTTCTAGGGCATGTGATTTCTGTTGAGG GTTACTATCGGAGATTTGCCGAGGGGTTCTCACTGATAACAGCTTCTTTGACTAAGTTTTTAT gttgtgtgctgatgcaacagggtaaggtggtagcgtatGCATCTAGACAACTTAAGCAGCACGAGGataattatccgacgcatgacctTGAGCTTGTCGCAGTTGTCTTTGAACTTAAGATTTGA